The following DNA comes from Hordeum vulgare subsp. vulgare chromosome 3H, MorexV3_pseudomolecules_assembly, whole genome shotgun sequence.
CGTGTCGCTGCTCTGCGTCAGGCCGGACGGCGAGGCGGCGCCCCAGTTCCGGTGCAAGCTCTCCGTGGAGCGCCCGGCGGGCGACGGCAAGGACAACGTGGTCCTCATGGCCTCGGCCGTGAGCAACAGCGCGCTGTCCACCGGCGCGCCGGCGCCGGGGCAGGGGATGTTCTTGGCGGTGCCCCAGGAGCTGCTGTCCGGCGACACGCTCACGCTCAGCCTCCGCATTGACCTGATCCGACCCGCCGCCGGCGCCGCTCCCAAGTCCGCCACACCACTGGCCAGGACGCCGAGGAGGATGCAGTGAGTCAAGTACTATGCGTTTGATTGATTGTCTGCACCACTGGTTAGCTTGTTCTGTCTTCTGATGGTTAATAACTCACTTGTTTGATGCAGTAGCAGTAGTGGTATGATGAACAGTTCAATTCGGTATTGTTAAGCTATGCATGATCAGTATATGAGTGTGTGAGAGACTATGAATTGTGTGGGCTTGTTAAGCTACATGGCTTCTCATAAGTAGCAATGCAGCTAAACAAGGGTAGGCATGTTCTAAAATCTGAACAAATGGCACAAGTACTACTGGTAATGCAGCTACTGGTTTGTAGTATTTGATCTGAGTCAAGTGCAACAAATTCAAGTTAATTTGAAGATGTTGCACCAGAGCATGTTCTATATTTTCTTTTCATAACCCGCAGCAGAGTATGTATCAGGTTGTAGTGATCCCGGGGCAGAGGATGCAGTCAAGTATGCATCTGATCTTGATCTGCTGCACGTTATGGATGGTAACTATGATCTGGTGTAGGAGTAGATAAGTTTAATTTCTTATTTTGGGAGGAGGGAGTATTAGTAATGCAGCAAAGCCAGGGAAGGATTGTTGAGCAGCAATGCAGTAATGTTGCTAAGCAAGGGTAGGGATGCTTCACTCTTTGTTCTGAAAAAGTGGCCTCGGTAGTACTCCCAACTGAACTAAAACCatgaaaagtattttgaaaacggagggagtagtaaattcAGCTACTGCTTTGTATTTGATCCAAGTTAATTTCAGTTGCGCAACCGATTGAAGTCAAATAGAACATCCTATACCAGAATCACTATAACCTGCAGCAGAGTATGCAGGGCGAAATATGCATTTGTTGTAGCGGTTATTACTGTACTATGTGCAGATTCTTCTCTGGGAATTACTTTTTGGCATCAAGGAAAATGTTGCGACTCCTTTTTTGTTATTGTAAGATTGGAGTGAATGAGGCGATCATAAATCCAGCCCTTAATTAGGAAAACCAACATCCATTTTGGTTTCTTGTCTCAGATAGTTCTCTTTGTTTGTGTGTGTGTAAACGTGACAATGGTTATTAAAAAACCGGGTCTAACGGTTCGGTCTTATtttgggtttgattggttcaggttttattggactgagatttttttagttgggttttggtttgggtatgtggagaaaacagtttgggtatagttggttatgggtttaaacgatttggttattagcggttataaactatgggtccaaaccggtttctaggcattggttataTGTAATAATCAACGACGACCGAGAACGAGTATCTTTGATCCGCGTGCATGCTGTAATGtactatgtaattatgtattatggggaaacaacagatgaaaatcggaagtgttttgttgtgctttcgctaagcaatttggttttaatacacttgttagtgagcttttcagccatgggcatgttctttttacctcttactgtgtgttgagtgtatctcaaggattactttgtttctaaactgttgtagacgcacttatgccttttctatctcattTGTTTCTTAACATGTCAATTTGTGCAATCATATGTACATTGAAACAAACCCATGGTTATGTACTGGGTTTAAACCCACGGTTATGTAttgggtttaaattggtttgggTGAAAAAAATAGTGGGTTCGGTTTTGAttgggctaaaaatgacataaaatGGGTACGATTCAAGTATGGTTTTAAGAGAGAAATGAATGgatatggttcaagtatgaaaccattctcaggtttatgtgtgtgtgtgtgtgtgtgtgtgttggggggtggggtggggggggggggagcaagCTGGACCTGATGCTCAGAGTCAAAGGACCTTGAGGTTCGAACTAACAGGGTCACATTTCAAAGTatattgttttcttcttcttatcagaCTGGCGTCAAGTTGTGTGTTATTGTGTGAGACGTATTAGAAGAGCACATGAAAGGTGAGAAATAGTACAAACTGGGGACAGAGGATCATGCATCCAAAGTGAAGTTTGTATCCATGCATGTTTCACATAAGTCCTGCTGTGTCACCATCTTTTCTGAACCATAGTAACAACAGTTGGGTCCGGCATAGCATCAGATAAGCTAGTAAATGTGCCATCTTAATAACGATGTATCTACACATTTTGTTGCCGAAGTTAGGATATGCTGTGTGAAAATGTCAGGTTATGTTCATGGTTAGAGCTTCATGCAAGTAGCACTGACTTCTGCTGTTTGTAAAGAAAAAAATAATTGTTATTCACCTTGGTGTTGTTGTAAATTCATCTGTGAACACTGAGTACAATGTATGTAGCTTTCACATACCAAACCATCCAATTTTCTCAAGTTTTAACAATGCCCGTTGGGCTCATAAATTTTGGCCTATAACTTTTGCTTTCAACCTTCGACATGTCGGCTATTGCGTTATATATCGCCGTGTCAAAATACAACCTGATAATTCAAAGCACAAAACAAGTTCACACAATCTTTTTGTGACACTCAACCGGGAGAAGCAACTTGGGGAAATGCAGAAGCAAATCGACGGTAGTTTAACCAACATTCACCTAAGTACACATGGTATGCAACATGAAAAAAATTTGACTGTCATCTGCCTACATTATCAAACCTACATTTCTTTGGAGAAAAATAAAATTCCTCAGCATTGTCGACAACCCTCGAAGCTTATGGTTCTTATCATGCAAATGTGTTGCTAGCTCTCATTTCAATGGTTTCTTTTTCATGGTGGATAAAATCACTTCATCTCCTTAGCTCTTATTTGGAGGCGTAAGTGAGGTTGAATTCTTATAAATGACCCAGAATAATCACATATCCGTTAGAGGAGTAAACGGCTGAGTATCCTTAGAGAAGGACGATAACGGAGGCCGAGTCTAGCTAACCGACCCCCTATATTTAGAGAAGGATATTTAAATAAAAATGTTTTTACCTAGCCACATAAATTTCAAACAATTGCACATAATATCATGAACGATCATATAGTTGCACGGATTGAGGAATTCAAATCTAAACATGCAAATAGTTTATTCGGAAGGCGTCACATCGATTAAGTTTGATCCGAAATCACTACAACATAGCATGTTTCATGTTATGGATCGAGCCAAACCAAATGCATGCACGAAATCAAACACCATCCTCGTGAGGGAAATCACCACACCATCTCGACGGCCACCTCcatccacaccaccaccaccaccaccattccGAAGAGAGACCTCCATTTGGGTCAAGATCTCCTCACGAGTGAGCTCCCCAATTCTTTTCACTACATCGCATGCGTATCCACCGTGGATGCGACGTCGTGAAGAATCACACCGAGCAACTGCTCGAGGGCTCGAGAGTCGGAGACGACGCCGCGGTGAGACATATTGGTGATCCTGATGGACCTATAGTATTCCTGCCGTGGGTCTCCCCCCATCACCACATCAAGCGCAAGTATGCTCGCCAAGTTCACGACGCCATCCCCGTCGCCATACACCGCCTCCGGGGCCGCCCCGAGGCCGCCGGAGCCGGTGTAGACGAGCTTCTCCACGGTCGGCACGCCGACGCCGTTGACACACGTCATGGGCACCAACGGCGGTCCGAGGCTCAGCGCCACGGGAAGGGCACGCGTCTTGTAAAGCCGCACCTCTAATGGCGACAGCCCTGCCGCCGCGAGGAACGCCGGCATGTCACGCGCGGCGTAGCTCCGGTTCTGTGTGACCGCCAGCGGCGTGTCGTTGTCGAAAGCGACGGGAGACGGCAGTGCCGAGAGAGTTCCAGGGAAGGTCATCCTGGCTTGCGGCGGCGAGAGGACGTCGGCGGGGGATGCTGAGCCGTAGCTGCCGCTTGAGGGGAGGCCCTGCATCAGTAGCACGAACCCGCCGGCGCCCGTGGAGGCCATGACGAAGTGCTTGACGAACCTCCTGCGCCACGGCAGCGGGCTCCGGTTGAGGAAGTCGAGGGCGAAGTAGCCGCCCTGGCTGTGCGAGGCGAGCACCACCGGCATGTCGCCGTTCGTCCTGCTCGCGCGCTCCACCAGCTCCCGGAGCCGCCGTCGGAACCGGGACACCTCCCTGTTCGCCGTCCCCGGCGGGGCGGGCGCGTGGCGGAAGTCGTAGGGCGCGCCGAAGAGGGTCTCGCCGTCGCGGTACCCCGCTCGCTCCAACGCCTCCACCAGATTCCCCATGCACAGCTCCCTGTGTCACATGAACCAAATCAATCGCCTGTTTCCGACTACTTCGATTCATGAAAATCAGCTTCACTTCATTAAATTCACTTTGAAGCAGTTTCATACGAAAGCTATAGCACTatcaagagaatgtttggcttccATCTAGCTCCAGCTTCAAGAATAAAAAAATTGGTGGAAAGAAATCTACTTGATTGGTTAAGGGGAAAGAAAATGAAGGtgtatccacttactggtggcagtggtgggtaatttctCTTCAACTCCAGCTTCTAGAGTTTTTTGAAACACCCTTTCAGAAGCTTCATAAAAACTTTGAAATTATAtcccagattctagttttttttcGGAGCAGCATATCGTGCAGCTACTCCGTTTGGTTTGTCTTTTCTGAAGTAGAGTTGAATTTTAAGAAGCACAGCAGTCCCAATTCAAACAGGCTCTAAGAACCTTTTCAAGTTCACGTAACTTCTCAAATTCGCATACCTTCGCGTATTTTTCTTAAATCCGCCTGATTTTTTCAGGTTCGTGTACTGCTTTTAAACCCGTGCaccttttcaaattcatgaacttttgtaGAAAGTAGGCGGATTTGAAAAAAGCACGTGAATTTGGAAATGTACCTTGAAAAAATAAACAGACTTGAAGAAAGTACAAGAATTGAGTCAAACATGGTCAAAACCGGCAAAAATCAGCACCAAAACCGGTCAAAACCGTGTCGAGGACGAACCTTGTCCGGTTTTGCTAGTCAGCGTCCAAGTTGTTCGGTTTTGAAGTTCCAAATCTATACTCTGCCGAGAGTTGAGGGACAAAAAATATGCTTTTCCCTATAATTAATTAATTTCTCTGTTTTATTATCTTATCTTacttactaataaagcaaatattgcTTCTGCAGTACGTCAATTAAATTATCcctaaagttgactaaaattacccaccaatgccacctataagtcataaaaaatgtttcaaacaggaaaatctccggactgggccggcccatataggcacctcctatattacgctctggccgttggaaaaagatgcagcacacctatttgggccggcccatgcgtgggtgCCTGTTTTTTTTGGTTtagttcttttatttttcttttcagttccattttgtttttgtactttaaataatttagaactccaAATAACTTTGCTAAATTTTAAGAAACtaagaatttcgaaataaaatattcaaaataacataattttttgagaattcaaaaactactgagGAGTTttgaaaatgtttgcatatacaaaaaaatgtttaaattttgagaaaatgtccataaaatataaaattcaatgattttaaacaaaagtccgtgtaaaaatcttaaaaacaatttgtgcctctgtttttagtctcgttttttatttaaatttttccgttccattttttaatttaaataatttagaactttgaaaacttttgcaatttataagactgagaattttgaaataaaagtttgaagaaaacataaaatgtttgtgaattcaaaaaatgctcggggtttttgtaaaaatattcgcatattcagaaaaatgttcataattttgagaaaaaTGTTGGTGagaacaataaaagtccatgattttcaaaacaaaaatgtgtatttttttgagtgcaattgaaaaaaaatgtatgctaattcaaaaaatgttcatgcattttaagaaatgtcctaaaattttaaagacataatcaGCACCAttgaatatttatttattttttctttcgttGCAACGCACGAACCCTTTTGCTAGTTGCATAAAACGTTCTTATTAGCTGAAATAGCTTGTAAAAGTATCTTATATTATAGAACGAAGGAAGCAATTACTTGTCTGCGGTGTCGTCGGCGAGGAAGCCGCGGGTGGAGCCGAAGGAGAGGGCGCGGGTCTCGACGCCCGGCGCGTTGCGGTAATCGCCGGCGGCATCGTCGTAGACCAGGCGGATCTGATCGGCGAAGCACACGGCGTCGGCATCAGGAGCAGCGGCGTTCTTCCATAGCCGGTGCCACCGGCCGTCGCCCTTGTGCGCGGCGCAGAGCGCCGACGGCGGCTCGTAGTCGTCCGTGAGGCGGACCTCGATCTGGCTGCAGGAGCTGCCCGGCAGCAGCACCACAGGGTGGAGGCCGGAGGCGTGGTCGAGAGTCCACGGCAACGGCAAGGCGACGGTGTGGCTGACCAGGAAGAAGGTGGAGTGGACGAGCAGGAGGAGCCGTGGCAGCCATTGGAGCTTCGTGGCCATGGCCATGGCGAGAGATACGTCACCTGCGTGCGTTGCCTGTACGTATGGTGCTGGTGTTAGCTGACAAAGAGcaaggatggatggatggatagaATCTCCTGCGGTGCAGCCCGATCCAACACGCTGCTCCAACCAACACGCTGTGCTGCTGCGCCATACCGTATTTGTTGAAATTGACACTTCGTCTTTATTTTTGAAAACTCACCCGGGGGAGCTTCCCACCTAAATATATTTCTCAAGTTTATAACCCAATGTTTGTCGGATTATAAGGTGAATTACATAAGCATGTGTAAACGTGATAGGAGATAGGATCGTCGGTAGTATAGGCGTCCTGTTTATGCTCCGGTTTCTTCATCCGGCATGTCCAGGGCATGAGGTCATCAATGATTCGGTTGAGGGTGTAATGTTGTGGTGATGAGATCATAGCATTTCTGGAGTTCCAATTTTTTCATAGGATAATGAGGCGAATTGAGTGCCAAATCACCGCTTCTACTTGGGTAGGTAGACAACAGCCCCAAAATCATCAAGGTTATCTGTAGGTGGAAAGCCAATCCGTTGCCATATTCGTTGTTCGAGCGAGCAGTGAATGAAGATGCGGGGGTTGTTTCATCATTGACACTTTGTTTTTAGAAGCAAATCTAGAATTGCTAAAAGTGAGAATGACTCAGAATTCTGTTGATAGTGGCGCTAATTTTTCTTCAAACCGACTCTGAAATTTGGTGAAAATGACCGGAAGTTCTTGAAAATGGGATTTTGGAAGGCGACAAAAGGGTTTGGGGTCCAAGTAGATTTTGACTAGATGAATTCGAGGTGACCAACCTCACACGCTCCCCGACTAAGGTGAAGCTAGTCGCATGTCGTTGCCGGAGAAGGAGCCAGAGGACAAAGACACGAAGCAACAACGCCCTCTCCACCAGAAGTTCAAAGACCACCCGCATAACACGGAGACCACTAGGTGTATCGATCGCAAGTGAACCCGAAACATTCTCGTTATTTCGGTTTTAAACAATTGAGTTCTTTACTAGCGACTTTCGCTTCTTGCTCGAAGACAATAAATATTTTAAGTTTGAGGAGGTCGATGAGTGATATCACTCGTCACACTGTTGTTTAAATTTGATAATCCCTAAATATCCAAGAGAATCACTTTGATATTGCCAATAACGAATAATGAATGCAAGAAATTATGAAATCCTTGAATTAATGTGTTTCCATAGGAAATGGACCCGGACATGAAAGAAACTCGTCATATTGAACAAAACACCAAGTGTAGGAGCAAAAGCCAAGTCAAATGGAGGTGTCACAAGGCCAATAGATCAAAAAGATGGTGCACGCTTCTGTAATGTCTCGTAGTTTAGAGATAGGGAGaggattttatttatttatttcaaatGTGCATTGCATTCATGCTTTTAAACATTGGGGTGCATTTAAAACTTTCAGTGGACTTAGTTGAATTTAGATGAGATTGACTCAAGTATAACATTTAACATGACTTTTGCTCATTTTTAGTATTTTGTTCGCAATTCAAATAGCATAAGTTAAGGACCTAAGTGCATAAGTAAAACTCCATATTACAATTGAAATAATTTTTTAATAGGATAAGAATtaataatgaaattatttttacaaAATTATATTACAAAATTTTGGTCCaaaaaggaataaaagaaactgTATTAAAAATGACATTTAACAAATCCATATTAAAAAAATCGTTGAATTTGGAACATGAAACTTTTTTGAATTTGTGtttttttgaaaacatgaacCTCTTTTGAGTTTGTGAACAAAATTCGAAAATGGGAAAACAATCGACAGACCCAAGAAAATCATGAGCATTCTATGAATTTTGAGAGCAAAGTTCGAATGGAGATTTATTTTGAAATTAGAAATAAATCTGGAAACGCGGTAATTTTTTTAATACACGAACACAAATTTGAAAACCGGAACATCTTTTTAAAACTTTGAACATTGTTTGCAAAACGCGAAAAAAAAATTAAACTTGGAACGTTCTTTGTAAAATCTGAACATCTTTTGGGAACGCAAAACAAAATTTAAATACTTTGAACAAATTTTAGTTCTATATAATATACGGCTGCCTCGTATCCGCTTTGCGAGTGGAAGCAGTCTGTGCTGTAGGAGCCGAGATCCAACGGCTGTAGTTGGCCTAATCATGCAGTGCCGAAGCCGACCGATCTGAGCCCGCGCCGGTCGACCGGAAACCTCGCTAGGAAACCTCACTCTTCTTCCCCTTTCTTCCCCAGCTGCGCCGCTCCACTCCACTCCGCTCCAGCCGGCGCACCCTGCCGGAGGCCGGCACCTTAGCTCGCCGCTTCCTGCCAGACGGAGGATCCATTAATCGGGAGCCGCGTTTGAGAATCCGCTCCTCTTCCGCTCGATTCCCCCTTTCGCTTGGCCGCTCACCGTCTCGATCTCGAACCCTAGCCACGCAGCAATGCCTGCTAATCCCAGCAGGAGCAGGAAGCGGGGCCATTACCATCCGAGCATATCTTCCAAGAGGTCGAGCCGGAAGGTACATTCCCTTTTCTTCCCGCAAAGGGCACATCTTTTTGACAGGGCCGGAATCCCTCTGCTCCACATCTGAACCATCTTCTTGCACACAGGGCGACACGGCGTACAGGTGCTCGCCGCACCTCATCCCGCCGATAATAAAGCTTCTCAGCGACGAGCAGAGAGGCTTCGTCGAAAAGATCGGGTTCGGGAGCCTGCTGTCCATGCCGGGCTTCGAGATGAACAGGGCCCTCACCATGTGGCTGGTTGACAGGTTCAGCTGCGACGCCGAGGCGCTCGAGTTCCAAGCCGGCGTGTCCGTCCCGGTGAGGCCGCTCGTGGCCTCCGTCCTCGGGATCCCTTCCGGCCCCATCCAGGTCGTGCCGGGCCTCGACGTCGACGACGCCCTCTACGGCCAGTACCGCTCCGTCAAGGGGAAGAACGCCAAGAAACTGGCCGAGGAAATGCTCGGCGTGACCGAGGAGGAGCCCTTCTGCATAGCATTCGTCATGGCGATGCTCGCCATGTACCTGGCGCCCAACACAACCTTGCTTGCCAACAGGTGCCTTTTCGGCGCGGTTCAGCGTGTCGGCAGCCTCAAAGAGATGGACTGGTGCGGTTTCGTCGCCGACTTCCTCTTCAAAGGCATCAGGAAGTTCAAGGAATCGGCCGCGCCCTTTGTTTTCGTCAAGGGCTGTGTGCACATTCTGAACGTATGTAAGAAATTTCCTATGGAAACTGTTTCAATGTGCCTGTGTCGCTTGTTTGTTTGTAAATTTGTTTCACTGAAATGCAGGTCATTTTCATCGATCTTGTGAAACACGCCGCGTTTGATGTACCAGGCGGCTTTCCACgcttgggatttgtcactacagACCATAACAAATGGGTGGCTTCACACCCCTTTGGTAGCTTGCCGGTAATCACTACCCATGTACTACATTCTGCAATCAAGCTGACTGTTATTATGTGACATAATATGCCTTGTTTTAAATAATGGCATGCTCTATGCTGCTACAAGCATTCAAACCAGCCTTGCAACCCACATTCATCCAGCAAGTAGCATTTATTTACCAAATTTTGACCGATCAAGTTTATTACTTATACGGAATTACATTTGAGTGGCCTCTTTCAGaagttttttttttcctttttatgaaGTGGCATGTAATGTTTGCTCAATCACTAACTTTATGCGCATTCTGATGCAAATAGGTGCGTCGTTTAGAAGAGTCTGTCTATGCTCCCGTGCTCAATAACATGGGGAAGGGTAGCATTATTGAACGCGGAACACGTGCTGATTCTGATACAAATACTGATCCACTGGCCAATCAGCTTGCTATCACTGTCACCCATCAAAATAACCAACATCCGGTTTCAGCAGGTCCTGGCACTGCCAGAACAACCCCTAATATAACGAGCTTGGCCTGTGTTGAATATGTagagttatcatcagatcaatctGCAGGTACGAACCAGATACTCACTCCTGTTACATTATCTATCTATAGCCAGGTTATAACAGATATTACACAAGCATTTTCAACCACTAATTGGCATGACTTGTCCCGGCCAACATAACATGCTATAAACACTGTATTCTTCGACTTTGTTACCCTTTACAAGCATGCATATTCATGAAATGGAAACAATTGTTTTTCTTAAACATTGTGTTTATATATCTCAGACaaaattgtactccctccgttcctaaatataagtcttttaagagatttcactaagacatacgaagcaaaatgagtgaatctacactctaaagtatgtctatatacatccgtatgtagtccactagtgaaacctctagagagacttatatttatgaacggagggagtaacatgtATTCTTTTCTTCTGCACATAATTCTACAGTGTATTCATGAAATGAAAACAACTGTTTTTCTTTAACATTGTGTTTGTATATCTCAGACAAAATTCTAACAtgtattctttttctttctgcaCATAATTCTACAGATTCAGGTAACACTCCCAGAGTTGAAGCGTGCACTTTCTTGGAAGAATGTGTAGTTTTTACAAGAAGTCAGCAAGTGCAGTCTGCTGGGCCTTCTTCTGAACCGTATTCCGAACAAGTTTGTTGACACTTCACTTCTGTGACCTTATTATTTGAATTACGTTATGTTGCGGGTTCCAATTCCACACGGCATGGCATGGATGTAATTCAAGTAATGTGTTTCCCTCTGATTCCTTTGCAGATTACGGAGAAGATGCAGATTACTCCAGATGCCACTTTGGGAAGGAACAGGGGTTCGCCGAAGGACGATTGGAGGCCCGAGAAGGCGATTGTGGAGCTGCCCAACAGTGAGCAAGTACAGCGAGCCGGAGAAGGCACCATAAGGATGAACATGAGTTTGCTTAGTTGTCGTGTCTGCTACCACCCCGTTAAGCCCCCTGTCTTCCAGGTTAGTTTCTTTCTCCAATAATGCTCGAATAATTTCCTGTTCCATTCAGGTGAGGTCTGAGGATGGCAGTATCTGATACAATTTTGTGCAGTGCAATGTCGGTCATTTAGCTTGCGGCAGATGCCTCGCTGAGCTCCCCGGCGAACAGTGCCATATCTGTGAGCACGGCGGTGGCTTTAGCCCCTGTCCAGTGATGGACGACGTCGTCTTGTCGAGCAAGATGAAGTGCTTCCACGACGGCTGCCAGAGCTACGTCCCCTACCACGAGCTCGACGACCACCAGAGAGTGTGCCCACATGCGCCCTGCTTCTGCATGGAGCCCCGTTGCGGCTTCGGCGGACCTCCGCCGGCGCTCCTTGGCCACCTCACTGCGGTTCACTCAGTGCCAGTGCAGAAGGTCCACTACGGCAACATTCACCGGCTCCGGTTTTCGGAGCCACGGTGCCTGCTCCATGCGGAAGAGGACGACGGTGTGTTCCTCCTGGCCGTGTGCGCACTCGGCATGGCCAGCGTCGTGTCTGCCGTGTGCATCAGAGCGGGAGCATCCCCGGAGCTGCGATACTCGATCAAGCTCCGGGCGAATGGTCCGCCGCCACCGAGCAGCGCGGCAGGCAGCATTCTGTTGGACATTAAGGCGGTGACGAACAGCAGGAGGCCCGGGGAGGTGGCCGTGGAGGAGCTGCCGTCTTTCTTGATGGTGCCGCCTACTTATCTGGTTGGTTCTGGGGCGTCCAAGGAGGTGTCTCTCGACATTCGCATTGACAAGATGTGATATGGTTTATGCTGGCTGATGTAAGTATTTTGCATGATTTCTTCATGGAAAATACACTGGTGTAATGGCTGCTAGATGCCACTGAACTTGCCGAGTGGATGGAAAAACAAGTGAAATTCATCCTCAGACCTTTGGGCCAACCACGAAAAGGGGAACCTTCTCCCCCTTGCGTGATCATTGTGCTCCGGAATTTTGGAGGTCCTACAACTTTTTTGGCACCCCCCATCAAAATTCCGAACGAATTTCAAAACTTTCTTGGCTTGATGGTTTACTCCGAAACAATTTTTTGGTTTATTCAAAACATTTCCAGTTCTCGCTGAACATTTTCAGTGTCTCCAAAACCTTTTTATGAACACTCTTTCATAAATACTCCTTTTCTAGTACTCCGAAAATATATGACACTTAAACGCGTGGCCATAAGTTGGGTTAAACATAAACATGACCAGAACTCTTTCCGATCAATGATCGATGGCAGAACCGCAGACATCCCTGAAACCGCTTGATTTCAGGGATGTCCAGCGAAGCTTGAGATCCGGAGCCGCTGGTGGCTGGCGAGCAGCAGAGCCGATCAAGAGCAAAGCCTGAACCAAACAAACATGCAGAAAACTCACTATACCTCCTTGAACGCCGTCATTTGATTAGGTTAAAATTACCGCTACCAAACACCTCCTAGCTTGGTGTCTGTCACCTACTCTACTTCCATCAGGAGAGGCATCTAAGCTAAGCAGCGATTACATCCATGAATGAAGAAATTATGCAGAACACTTGCATCACATCCTGTCAATGCGAACGTGGAGAGACACCTCCTTGTACGCCCCACAGTCAACAAGGTATGCAGGCGGCACCATCAGGAAAGCCGGCAGCTCCTCCACCGCCACCTCGCCGGGCCTGTAGCTGCTCGTCGCCGCCGTCATGTCCAACGTAATGCTGCCCGCCGCGCCGCTCGGTGGCGGCGGACCGTTCACCCAGAGCTTGACCGCGTATCGCGGCTCTggggaccctcccgctcccgctctGATGCACAC
Coding sequences within:
- the LOC123442491 gene encoding uncharacterized protein LOC123442491, which codes for MPANPSRSRKRGHYHPSISSKRSSRKGDTAYRCSPHLIPPIIKLLSDEQRGFVEKIGFGSLLSMPGFEMNRALTMWLVDRFSCDAEALEFQAGVSVPVRPLVASVLGIPSGPIQVVPGLDVDDALYGQYRSVKGKNAKKLAEEMLGVTEEEPFCIAFVMAMLAMYLAPNTTLLANRCLFGAVQRVGSLKEMDWCGFVADFLFKGIRKFKESAAPFVFVKGCVHILNVIFIDLVKHAAFDVPGGFPRLGFVTTDHNKWVASHPFGSLPVRRLEESVYAPVLNNMGKGSIIERGTRADSDTNTDPLANQLAITVTHQNNQHPVSAGPGTARTTPNITSLACVEYVELSSDQSADSGNTPRVEACTFLEECVVFTRSQQVQSAGPSSEPYSEQITEKMQITPDATLGRNRGSPKDDWRPEKAIVELPNSEQVQRAGEGTIRMNMSLLSCRVCYHPVKPPVFQCNVGHLACGRCLAELPGEQCHICEHGGGFSPCPVMDDVVLSSKMKCFHDGCQSYVPYHELDDHQRVCPHAPCFCMEPRCGFGGPPPALLGHLTAVHSVPVQKVHYGNIHRLRFSEPRCLLHAEEDDGVFLLAVCALGMASVVSAVCIRAGASPELRYSIKLRANGPPPPSSAAGSILLDIKAVTNSRRPGEVAVEELPSFLMVPPTYLVGSGASKEVSLDIRIDKM
- the LOC123442489 gene encoding lecithin-cholesterol acyltransferase-like 1, coding for MAMATKLQWLPRLLLLVHSTFFLVSHTVALPLPWTLDHASGLHPVVLLPGSSCSQIEVRLTDDYEPPSALCAAHKGDGRWHRLWKNAAAPDADAVCFADQIRLVYDDAAGDYRNAPGVETRALSFGSTRGFLADDTADKELCMGNLVEALERAGYRDGETLFGAPYDFRHAPAPPGTANREVSRFRRRLRELVERASRTNGDMPVVLASHSQGGYFALDFLNRSPLPWRRRFVKHFVMASTGAGGFVLLMQGLPSSGSYGSASPADVLSPPQARMTFPGTLSALPSPVAFDNDTPLAVTQNRSYAARDMPAFLAAAGLSPLEVRLYKTRALPVALSLGPPLVPMTCVNGVGVPTVEKLVYTGSGGLGAAPEAVYGDGDGVVNLASILALDVVMGGDPRQEYYRSIRITNMSHRGVVSDSRALEQLLGVILHDVASTVDTHAM